The genomic stretch GGCCGGCTGCTCTATACACGAATTGTCGATCAAGCCTTCAACAACCTGGGTGTTGATTCCGTGATTGCCTTGTTGCCGCCCAGTAGAACCCGCGTAGCCGGCCTGCAGCGGCTTGGCTTCCAACGTGACAGCGAGTTTGTGATTGGCGACGCGCTGTTTCACCGCTACCGGCTAACACGCAAAGCCTATCTGCACACTACAAAGCGTAAGTAATCCTCCTGTACACCAGATCCGGGCGAAGATTTGCCACAAGGCGAATATTCACGGCAATAAACTATACAACTGTGCATTAAAGCCGGCAAACAGCTAGCTTAGGGACAACCACTGTTTCCCTGACCAGCTTGTTTTGCTTTATGTCCTTCGTCAGATACACCCTCGTTTTTCTGCTTTGCTTTGTTGCCGGCACCGCTGCGGCGCAAACCCACTCCCTCCAAAAATCTCCTGCGCTCAGCGAAGCTGCACCCAAAGCAGCCGGCATGTCGGCAGACCGACTGGCACATATTGACGCCATGGCAAAAGAGGCTGTCGATGCAGGCCATCTGCCGGGCGTAGTAGCCCTTGTAGCGCGGCACGGCAAAATTGTATTCTGGAAAGCGTATGGCAAAGCCGACAACGCAAGCAATCGGATGATGAAGCGTGATGATATTTTTCGCATTGCCTCGCAGACCAAAGCCATCACCTCAACCGCTGTTTTGATGTTGTGGGAAGAAGGACATTTTCAACTCGATGATCCGATCTCGAAATACATCCCCGAATTCAAGAACCCGCAGGTGCTATCGCGCTATCGGTACAGTGACACCACCTATACCACCGTGGATGCCGACAAAGAAATTACCATCCGCCACCTGCTCACCCACACCTCGGGGATTGGGTACGGCGTGATTGATGGGGACGAGCGGATGAAAATGATTTACAACAAAGCCGGCATCACCGACCTCTTTACTACAGAGTCCATTACCATCGAGGAAAGCGTCAAGAAGCTCGCAAAGCTGCCACTGCACCACAATCCAGGTGAGAAGTTCACCTACAGTGAAGGCCTAGATGTGCTCGGATATTTTATCGAAGTGATTTCTGGCCAACCGTTTGATGACTTTCTAAGAACACGCATCTTCGATCCGCTCGGCATGGATGACACCTGGTTCTATCTACCAGACAACAAAGCCGACCGGCTCGTATCCGTACAGCGTAAAGATAAAGACGGCGGCTGGGAGCAATATCCCATCACGTTTTACGACACCAACTACCCCATCACCGGCGCCCGCACCTTTTTCTCCGGTGGCGCGGGCCTGTCCAGTACCGCTAAAGACTACGCAACCTTTTTGCAGATGTACCTCAACGGTGGCGAACTCAATGGCACCCGTATCCTGAGTCGGAAGACCATTGAGTCAGCAATGAAAAACCAGGTGGGTGCGCTCAATGGGGAAAACGCTACAAGCGGAATCGGCCTGGCCTTTGGCGTAGTGAACGACAAAGGCGTCGCCCGCGGTGGTATTGGTAGCGCCGGCACGTTCGAGTGGGGCGGGTACTTCAACACGCAATACTTCGCGGACCCGGATGAACAGTTAATCGGCGTAATCCTGAAACAGACCCAGGGACCTGTGATGGATAACACCGGGTGGAAATTTCGATTATTTACCGGGCAGGCGATTGATGACTAAGAATCAGCTATCTGCTCCTCCCACGTCACCATGAGCCCCGCGAAGAGTCTGGACAAGCAGACCGGTTGCATCACCTCAAGGGCAATCAATACTCAGCCCCTGACCCCAACGTCATCTAATGATCAGCTACGTTGCTAATATGAAGTCACTATCTACCTATGCTTTATTGGCCACCCTGCTCCTAATTGCAGGCTGCCAGTCAGATGCAACAATATCCGACAAACCCCGCGTTGCGCTCATCATGAAGTCGCTGGCGAACGAATTCTTTGTGACGATGGCAGACGGTGCAAAGGCGCACCAGGTGGAGCATGCTGAGACGTATGACCTGGTTGTAAACGGCATCAAAAACGAAAGCGATCTCAGCCAACAGGTGGCGCTAGTCGAGCAGATGATTGCTACCGGTGTGGATGCTATCGTCATCGCGCCGGCTGACTCGCGGGCACTCGTGCCTGTGGCAAAGCGCGCGCAGCAAGCAGGGATTGTTGTGGTTAATATCGACAATAAATTTGATGCAGCGGTGCTTCAGGAAGCAGGTGTAACCATTCCGTTTGTAGGCCCTGACAACCGCGCTGGCGCACGCAGCGTAGGTGAAGCCCTTGCTAACGAACTCGAGGTGGGGGACGAGGTGGCAATCATTGGCGGGATCCCTACGGCCTTCAACGCGCAGCAGCGACAGCAAGGCTTTGAAGATGCTATGGCGGCTGCCGGCATCAACATCGTCAGCATTCAAAGCGGCGGCTGGGAGCAGGCGCAGGCCAATACGGTTGCCGCGGCATTGATCAACGAACACCCCAACCTGAAAGCCCTGCTTTGCAGCAACGACAACATGGCGCTGGGTGCAGCTTCTGCGCTGCGCCAGGCCGGCAAAGAAGATGTGCTCGTCGTAGGTTTTGATAACATTGCAGCCATCCAGGCCATGATCGAAAACGGCCGCGTACTCGCCACAGCAGATCAGCATGGCGACCTGCTTGCCGTATATGGTATCGAGGCGGCCTTGCAGATTCTGTCGGGTACCGTTTCGCCCGAAGATCGGCAAACACCTGTTGATCTTATCACCAGAAACACCCCATAGTCGAAGGTGGCAAACAAACCGCACTGGATTCGTTCGGCCACAGAATACGCCGGCCTGTTGGTAGTACTGGCAGGACTCATCGGCCTATTTGGCCTGCTGAGCGATCACTTTCTCTCCGCTATCACTTTCCGCACCCTTGCCAACCAAATCCCGCCACTGGTTGTTGTAGCGATTGGGATGACGTTTGTGCTTTCCATTGCCGGCATCGATTTGTCGGTGGGCTCGGTGCTGGCGTTAAGCAGTGCGGTGCTGGGTGTTTTACTCGTGCAGGCTGGCTGGCCGCTATGGCTCTGTATTTTCGCATGTATGGGCACCGGGCTACTCTGTGGTTTACTCAACGGATTTGTGTCTGAACACTGGCGCATTCCGTCATTCATCGTAACCCTCGGCATGCTCGAGATTGCGCGGGGTGGGGCCTACCTCACCACGGCATCACAGACCCAGTATGTCGGCGCTGCGATAGCCGGCATCGGCACACCTGGATTCCTTGGCCTCTCCCCGACTTTTTACATCGCGGTACTCCTTGTCATCATCGGGCAAGTGGTATTGAAACGCACTGTCTTTGGCCGCTACATGGTGGCTACGGGTTTAAATCCAGAGGCTGCCCGGTTGTCTGGGATCAACCTGAGCCAGGTACGCGTGGCTGTTTTTGCGATAGCCGGCTTGCTGTGCGGCATCGGCGGGGTTTTCCAGACGGCCTACCTGGAATCGGTTGATCCCAACGCCGGCATCGGGATGGAGCTTGCAGCCATCGCTGCGGTTGTGATAGGCGGCACCAGCCTCATGGGTGGACATGCTTCTGTAGTCAACAGCTTTATCGGCGTGCTGATCATTGCGGTGCTGCAAACCGGACTCGCCCAAATTGGCGCTGACGAGCCCACCAAGCGCATGGTCACGGGCGGCGTAATTGTGCTTGCAGTAATCGCCGACGCCTACCGCCAGCGCATGGCCGGCCAGCGGTTCAGCCTATGGAAACTGTTTCAGCGGCCTGACGCCAGCAAAGCTTAAACAAGTCAGTGCGACACACCTTTCTCTTCCTTACTTCGCATCAATCACAGTTGGGACTTGCCATACAAACTGTCCATCGTGCTTATAAACTTGTCCGCGTTTCATCACGAACGACACCGATCGCAAAGCATTGGGATCTTCGAGTGGATTTCCTGACATGGCAATAATATCGGCGTGTTTGCCGACGGCAAGCGTACCTTTGTCAGCTTCCCACCCCATAAGGGTTGCGCCATTGATCGTCATGATGCGCAGAAGGTCTGCGTTTGAGACGCCGGCATCCTGGAAGCTCTCGATAAACTTGATGGTCCGGGAGCCGCGTGTATAACCTTCGATATAGTCCGTTACATCAGCGCCAAAGGCAATAGACACGCCGGCGTTGTAGGCGCGACGAAGCCGATCAATGCGTTTATTGTATTCCTCTGCTGCGCGCGCATCGTCATACCCCGTGAAATAGCCGGAATAGTCAGAAGGAAAATCGGTACCCACGAGGAAAATGTCTTTTTCGCGCATCATTTCGAGGTCTCCTGCATCCAGTTCCCAGCCATGCTCCAGCGAGTTGACGCCGGCGGCGATCGCATTTTTAGCCCCCTGATTGGTAGCAACGTGTGCTGCAATTTTGACGCCCGCGCGGGTCACTTCATCGACCGCAAACTTGATATCCTCTACCGAATAGATGTAGGCGAAATCATCCACCACAATTTTGATCAGATCTGTGCCATAATGCAGGTTTTGCCGGATGGCTTTGCGCATTTCTTCGTTTGAGTCAGCAAC from Bacteroidota bacterium encodes the following:
- a CDS encoding serine hydrolase domain-containing protein, producing MSFVRYTLVFLLCFVAGTAAAQTHSLQKSPALSEAAPKAAGMSADRLAHIDAMAKEAVDAGHLPGVVALVARHGKIVFWKAYGKADNASNRMMKRDDIFRIASQTKAITSTAVLMLWEEGHFQLDDPISKYIPEFKNPQVLSRYRYSDTTYTTVDADKEITIRHLLTHTSGIGYGVIDGDERMKMIYNKAGITDLFTTESITIEESVKKLAKLPLHHNPGEKFTYSEGLDVLGYFIEVISGQPFDDFLRTRIFDPLGMDDTWFYLPDNKADRLVSVQRKDKDGGWEQYPITFYDTNYPITGARTFFSGGAGLSSTAKDYATFLQMYLNGGELNGTRILSRKTIESAMKNQVGALNGENATSGIGLAFGVVNDKGVARGGIGSAGTFEWGGYFNTQYFADPDEQLIGVILKQTQGPVMDNTGWKFRLFTGQAIDD
- a CDS encoding sugar ABC transporter substrate-binding protein, translating into MKSLSTYALLATLLLIAGCQSDATISDKPRVALIMKSLANEFFVTMADGAKAHQVEHAETYDLVVNGIKNESDLSQQVALVEQMIATGVDAIVIAPADSRALVPVAKRAQQAGIVVVNIDNKFDAAVLQEAGVTIPFVGPDNRAGARSVGEALANELEVGDEVAIIGGIPTAFNAQQRQQGFEDAMAAAGINIVSIQSGGWEQAQANTVAAALINEHPNLKALLCSNDNMALGAASALRQAGKEDVLVVGFDNIAAIQAMIENGRVLATADQHGDLLAVYGIEAALQILSGTVSPEDRQTPVDLITRNTP
- a CDS encoding ABC transporter permease produces the protein MANKPHWIRSATEYAGLLVVLAGLIGLFGLLSDHFLSAITFRTLANQIPPLVVVAIGMTFVLSIAGIDLSVGSVLALSSAVLGVLLVQAGWPLWLCIFACMGTGLLCGLLNGFVSEHWRIPSFIVTLGMLEIARGGAYLTTASQTQYVGAAIAGIGTPGFLGLSPTFYIAVLLVIIGQVVLKRTVFGRYMVATGLNPEAARLSGINLSQVRVAVFAIAGLLCGIGGVFQTAYLESVDPNAGIGMELAAIAAVVIGGTSLMGGHASVVNSFIGVLIIAVLQTGLAQIGADEPTKRMVTGGVIVLAVIADAYRQRMAGQRFSLWKLFQRPDASKA
- a CDS encoding amidohydrolase family protein, translating into MRIIYLLFLLAFSTNLVQAQSTYIRAGGVVDIESGTLLSDQVIHIEGERIVAVGADVDIPRDAEVIDLSDAVIMPGMVESHTHLALSTQPGRDFGRFFFTNVIESTAYRAIQGVTNARSLLEHGFTSIRDLGNSGNYGDLALKQSIREGWIPGPDMQTVGRIISPFGGQFQLPSNLPELVEPEYLVADSNEEMRKAIRQNLHYGTDLIKIVVDDFAYIYSVEDIKFAVDEVTRAGVKIAAHVATNQGAKNAIAAGVNSLEHGWELDAGDLEMMREKDIFLVGTDFPSDYSGYFTGYDDARAAEEYNKRIDRLRRAYNAGVSIAFGADVTDYIEGYTRGSRTIKFIESFQDAGVSNADLLRIMTINGATLMGWEADKGTLAVGKHADIIAMSGNPLEDPNALRSVSFVMKRGQVYKHDGQFVWQVPTVIDAK